TGGATTCTGCCGGAGCAGCGCGAGAAGCTGCTCATGATCGTCAAGAAATTGAGCAACATCAATTTCGATGGACTGCATTTGGATATCGAGCCGGATCAACTGGAATCGAACTTGCCTGGCAAGGCGCGTCTGGAGGAGTTGATCGAAACGGTGCGCCAAGTGTCGGCTGTTTCTCCGTGGCCGGTAGGCGCCAGTATTCATCCGCGCTATCTGACGAAAGCGGCATCATTTGATATTTGCGTGCCCTGTGAACTCAAAGCGAAAGGAATCAAAGAGATTACTGTCATGTATTACGCGATGAATCTGACGAATATCGTTACTGCGCTCAAGTCGGCCATGAACCAATATCCGGATCTGTTATTTAGTCTGGCGCAAAGTCTGGAACCAGAATTGGGTCCGGAAAATAGTTATGTGCATAAGCCGCAGTCCATTTTTATCCATGCAATGAAACAATTGCAGGATCAACTCCGGGCCCCTAATTTTACCGGGCTAGTTATTCAATCATGGCAAGACTTGGTAAGCTATCTTCATGAAAATACGCTTTAATCAACCAGAAAATAAAGCTCCGGATACCGACCGGGGATTACGGGTTCAATATAGCGCCGCCAAACGAGCCGGCAGGCCGTGGCGCTGGTATTTGATCATCGCCATTTCCAGCCTCCCGGTGGTGTATTTGCTCGGGACGATTATTTGGGACACGATCAGCATTGAGGCCAATGGCCGCATCCGGGTACCTAGCTTTACCGTGCGTACCGCTGTGGATGGCTATGTTGAGCAGCTTTTTGTCGAGCCGTTGCAGACAGTTTCCGAAGGGGCGCCGTTAGCTGCGCTGGTGAATACTGCATTGCTGGATAGCCGTGACCGGTTGCAGGTGGAGTTGGACGGGTTGAAACAGGAAAAGCATAAGATGTTGTTGCAAGCCGATGATTCCAGAACGAGCTCGGCTCAGTTGTTGAGATTCGCGCATGAACAGAAGCATTTCGCATCCCAACGCTTAAGTCAGTATGAAACCCTGTACAAACAAGGTGCTGCAACACAAGCTGAAATTGCGCTGGCGCGAAGTCAATTAAACTCGGCGCTGGAAAATCTGGTGGCGCTGGAGAAAGCGCAACGCCAGGAACGTGACCGGATGTATAGCCAGGAACAAGGTCAGTCGCCGGAAATACGCATGCTGTCAAACCGGATCAATCAGCTGCAACTCGAATTTGATAAGACTCAGGATCAAGTCCTGCAGTTAAGCCTTTTTGCGCCATCGGGCAACGGCATGGTGACAGAGATGTTTACGCAACCCGGAGAGTTTCTGGGCCGCGGTCAGGCCTTGCTTGAGATCATATTTCTCGAAAAAGTGCATATCGATGCATTCATTCCGCCAAAATACCAAGACTATGCCGTCGTGGGACAAATGGTCACGGTCAAATTCCCCAACGGAGAAAAAGCCAAGGCAAAAATAATTTCCGTGCCCGGTGTGATGCAAAAGTCTACGACAGCTGAAATTAACCCGTTGGAAACGGTTCGTTTTGCAATTCTGGCGCAATTGGAATTTGTTGGAAACGTGAAAAACCGGTTAATCAATGGGATGCCGGTTACGATCTATTTGCATTGACAAACCAACCTGCCAAAATGCGTTGAATCCCGGAAATAGGAAGCCAGCCGGTTTCATGTTCCGCCAGGAATATACTCCGCTCCTAGAGGTATCACCTTCTTTACCCTGAGCAATTTTGATTTATCCACATTTTTTGTGGATAACATTGTGTATAAGATTTATTTTCACTCATTAACTTAATGGACACTAAAGAGAATTCTCTCTCTGCCTAATAACTTAACACTTTAATTATGTATTATGTATCATCCGGTTATGAGCATTTTCTTTTTCCATATATCAGCCGCTATGTTTTGTATGGCGTGTTAACATTGACCGCTGTGTGCTTTGGATAAGCGGATAATTGATACAACTGGCATTCGCAAGTTTGCTTTCCTCTCTTAAGCTGTTCAATCGGGTGTTCTGAAATTTTTACAATGTTATGCTGAATATTCAGTCTTTGACTTATTTGCAAGGCGGGGTTCCGCTGCTGGAAAATTGCCATTTGCAGATTTTTGCCAATCAGCGTGTGGGGTTGGTCGGTAAAAACGGGTGCGGGAAATCCACTTTGTTTCGTTTGATCCGGGCAGTGATCAAGCCGGATAACGGCGAAGTCAGTTTGCAATCGGGCAAAACCGTTGCCTTCGTTGAACAGGAAATCGTTAACTCGGCGCAGTCTGCCATTGAATTTGTACTGGATGGCGATGTGGAATTGCACCGGCTGGACAAGATTCTGGCTCAGGCTGAGCACGATGCCGCCTGGTTTGAAGCGCAGCAGCGCTATGAAGCCATTGACGGTTATACCGCACGCGCCCGAGCGGCGCAGCTATTGAGCGGACTGGGTTTTGCCAATGCCGCGCTGGAGCAGCCGGTTGATCATTTCTCGGGCGGCTGGCGGATGCGCCTGAATCTGGCGCGCGCCTTGATGCACCGTGCCGATTTGTTGTTGCTCGATGAACCGACCAATCATCTGGACCTGGAAGCAATTCTCTGGCTGGAACAGTATCTGGCGCGCTATCCGGGCAGCTTGGTCGTCGTATCGCATGATCGTGAGTTTCTGAATGCGTGCGTCAATCGCATCGCGCATATCAATGACCGGAAAATCGACAGTTATAGCGGTAATTATGATGATTTCGAGCGCGCGCGCGCCGAGCGTCTATTGCAACATAATCAGGCTTTGCAGCAACAACAAAGACAAATTGCGCACATGGAGGATTTTGTGCGGCGCTTCCGCGCCAAGGCCACCAAGGCCAAACAAGCGCAAAGCCGCATCAAAGCGCTGGAACGCTTGACGCGTCTGGCGCCGCTGGCTGTGGAAGATGGTCACTACGAGCTGCAAATTGAAGCGCCGGAACGGAGCCCCGATGTGTTGTTGCGCGTACAAGACATGAGCTTTGGTTACGGCGGTCATCTACTGTTTCAGCATGTCCATCTGATCTTGCAGGCGGGTGCGCGGATTGCATTGCTGGGACCGAACGGTGCGGGAAAGTCGACATTGATCAAACTGCTGACCGGAGAAATTCAACCGGTAACCGGTTCATTGGAATGGGCGCAAAATATCCGTATCGGTTACTTTGCGCAGCACCAGCTGGAGAATCTCGACGGTAAGGCGACGCCTTTGCAGCATATGCAGAAACTGGCGCCGGCGCAAATCGAACTGGATTTGCGGAAATTTCTGGGGCGGTTTGGGCTTGGCGGAGAGGGTGAAGACCGCCCAGTCGCCAGTTTTTCCGGAGGCGAAAAGAGCCGTCTGGCGCTGGCTTTATTGGCCTGGCAAAAACCGCATTTGCTGTTATTGGATGAACCGACCAATCATTTGGACCTGGACATGCGCGATGCACTCACGTTAGCGCTGGAAGCCTATAGCGGCGCCGTGGTGCTGGTTTCGCACGATCGCAGCCTGGTGCGTGCGGTGGCGGATGAATTGTGGCTGGTGGCGGATGGCAAAGCACAGCTGCTCGATGGCGATCTGGAGGATTACAAAAACTGGATAGAAGCGCGCCGTTCCAGTGAAGCTGCGGAATCAAAGCCAGCTTCGCAAAAAATCCAGCCTAAAGCAGCAGCGAAACCGAACAAGAAAGCATTATTGTCCAAACAAGCAAAACTCGAAGCGGCTCTGGAGATTGCGCAAAGGGAATTGGCCGAAGCAAACCGCCGTTTAGCGGATCCGGCGACGTATACGAACTGCCCGCGTGAGGAAATTGATCGGCTCAGCACCGTTCATGCGGCACTGGAGAAAAAAGTGGCTGAACTTGAAGAAAACTGGCTGGAACTGGAAATGGCGATGGAAGAATGAATAAATGCGATTGAGGAAAATCAGATCAGCGGCAACCGGTCTTAAACCTGCATGTTCATGATTTCCTGATAAGCGGTCACCAGCTTGTTACGGACTTGAACCATGGATTGGAAGGATACGTTGGCTTTCTGTAACGAGATCATCACTTCATGCAAATCGACATTCGATTGGTCGCTGACAAATTGTTCGCTCAGCTTATCTGCGCTCATTTGCGCATGATTGACCTGATCGACAGCCGCTTTGAGTTTCTCGCTGAAATCAACACCTGCAACTTCATCCGCGCCCGATAGTTTTTTTACACCGGAAGCCAGCGCCGATGTCGCTTGCAGCTGCTGCAAAATGTTATCAATTCCGGCTTTGTCCATGATTCACTCCAACATAAAGTTTTTTAAGTATCGCGTAAAAAATCATAAAATTCAAATGATCCTAGTCAGCTCTATCGGTAGAAGCTGGGGTTTTAATTAGCCCGACATCCGGTATTGCTGCAATTTATACCGTAGCGTCCGTTCGGAAATCCCCAGCTTCTTTACGGCCAGTTTGCGGGAACCATTAACGGCTGCCAAAGTTTCCAGGATATGTTTGCGTTCGAGCGTTTTCATATCTTCAGAATCAGAAGATGATTCCTGATAAATAGCTTCCGCGGCTTGGACTGGATCCGCTTGCGGCAAATGGAGATGCTCGGTATCAATGATGTGATCCGTTGCCAGAATCATGGCGCGTTGCATGACATTTTCCAATTCCCTGACATTGCCCGGCCAGGGATAGTGCGTTAGTGTGCTGATTGCAGCTTGCGTCATGGTGCAGGGCGGCTGCGCCGAACCTGTTGCTGCTTCGATAAGCACGCGTTGCGCCAGAGGTTCGATATCCAGCGGCCGTTCCCGCAAGGGAGGTATTTCGATCGGAAACACGTTGAGGCGGTAGTACAAGTCTTCACGGAACCGCCCGCTTTTAACGGTTGCCATCATATCGCGGTTGGAAGTCGCCAGAACACGGATATCCAATTTGATTGCTTTATGCCCGCCGACGCGCTCCACTTCTCTTTCCTGCAAAACGCGCAGCAATTTGGCTTGCAGTTCCAGCGGCATTTCGGAAATTTCATCCAGCAGCAATGTGCCGCCTTGCGCTTGCTCAAACTTTCCGGGCTGAGCCTGTGCCGCGCCGGTGAAAGCGCCTTTTTCATAACCGAATAAAGTCGCTTCCAGCAGATTTTCCGGAATCGCCGCGCAATTGATCGCGACAAAGGGCTTGGCCGCGCGTAGGGAATGCTGATGGATAAAACGCGCGATGACTTCCTTGCCGCAGCCGCTTTCACCCGTTAGCATAACAGTTGCCGGTGATTGCGCCACCCGCTTGGCCAGGGATAGTAATGCCCGTGTACGCGGATCCTTGGCAACGACGTTGTCATCCTGTTCCGGTTCGGATAAGGCGTAGCGCTTGATATGCGCCAGTAAATTGTCCGGATCGAACGGTTTCAGCAAGTAATCGCATGCGCCTGTCTGCATCGCGGCAACGGCTTTTTCCACATCGCCATAGGCCGTCATCAGCAATACCGGTAGTTCCGGGTTAAATGCCTTGATTTTTTTTAATAATGTAAAGCCGTCAACGGGGCGCATTTGCACATCGCTGACGACCATGCCTACCTCGGATTCTTGCAGAATAGCCATGGCAGTATTGCCGTTCGAAGCGGGCAATGCCGGATAACCGGCCAGTTTCATCGTGGTGCAGATCGCTTCCAGCAAATCCTGATCGTCTTCTACCACCAGAATGGGCAGTGCTTTCATAATTTATCTCCTCTATTTCTTGGCAGCCGGATCATAAATTCGCTTCCCTCGCCCGGCGCTGAATGAATTTTCACCTCACCGCCCATGGATTCAATGACACCGCGGACGATGGCTAAGCCCAGCCCCGTGCCTTCCGCGCGCGTGGTGAAGAAGGGTTCGAATAATCGTTCTTGTAATGCCGCTTCGATGCCTGGACCATTGTCATGAACACTCAGGATGATATTTTTTCCTTCCAGGCGGCTGGTCAGAATAATTTTCCCGCCTGTAGCCGATGCTTGCATGGCGTTTTCCAGCAGATTGATCATGGCGCCGCATAAAGCCTGCCGATCTGTTATCAAAGCTTGTGCCATGCTCTGATCCTGCACAATAAATTGCAAATCCTGCTGTGTTATTTGTGGCTCTATGACTTGATGCAACTCCGCTAGCAAATCGCTGATGACGACACGTTCGCGCCGCCTTGCTTCGCCTTTCACAAAACGCAGCATATCTTTTGTTAAATGCTCGAGATGGTGCAGGCGTTCAATGGTTTTTGTTGCGAATTTGCGCCGCTCGACGGGCGTCAAAGCATCGCTTCCCAGGTGATTGGCATAAAGCAATGCGGTCGAAAGCGGGGTGCGTAACTGATGTGCCAGATTGGCCGCCATCTCGCCCATGGAAGTCAAGCGTTGATTACGCCGGATCTGTTCCTGTATGGCATAGGCTTCAGTGATATCGTTCACCAGCAAAATCCGCCTGCCAGCTGCGTCGGTGGCGCTGCTCTCGATGCGAATACGCCGTGGCTGCGCGGTTTGCTGCAGTTTTACCAGCCACTCATTGACGATCGCCGTTGGCGACAAACGTTCTTGCGTTACTTGCCGCCAATCCCCGCCAACCAGGGATTCGCCAAGAATGGCGATAGCAGCCGGATTGACTTGTTCGATGCATTCCTGAGCGTCAAGCGCGATGACGCCGCCCGGTAATGCGTTCAATAATAGGCTTAACTGCTGCGATAGATTTTCCTTAGCGATTAATTGTTTGTGCAATTCACCGTTGGCAAGCGCCAGTTCACGGGTGAGCTGCGCTACCTGGTGCTGTAAATCCTGATAGACGCCGGATAGCTGCTCCGATGCTGCATTAAAAGCCGCGAACGCCAGCTTGAGCTGCTCTTGATCGGCCGGTATCGGTTTAATTTCACTGACGTTTTCGGTTTGCACGCGTTGAGATGACGGTTGTTGGGAATGGTCAGTAGCTTACCACCGCGACCTGTTCCGATCATGTTGCGAATAGGGCAAGCAAACCTATTCTATTTAAGCATTCAGATTTTATAAGTTTATAGATAATCATCGCATCAATAAAAATCCATTTTGTATGAGGATAGTTGATTGATGTTTTTTTACGGCATGGCGCTTGATCAGTTGAACAATGATGCTGTCAACGGCATGCCTGGTAATGCAAACTAAATAACAATAATTAGATTAGTTTTAGAAAAGAAATCTTCGGTTTGTCGTCGATGACAAATCCAATATTGATGAGCGGCCCAGAATTTAAGCAGGAGAAAAACACGTGGCAACAGTACCGAGTGAATCCAATACAACAACACCCGCCTCAGCAATGAGTCTGGGGCAGTTTAGCCAGTTATCCAATCAAAAGAAGCTTGGATTGATTCTCTCGGCGGCGGCTGTTGTCGCTTTGCTGGCGGGTGCCTTGATGTGGAGTCAGACACCGGAGTATCGCGTGCTCTACAACAATGTGCCGGATCAGGATGGCGCTTCCATTATCGGCGCTTTGCAACAAATGAACGTGCCGTACAAGTTTTCCGAAAGCGGCGGCGCCATCATGGTGCCCGAGAAGCAAGTGCATGAAGTGCGGTTGCGCTTGGCGGGACAGGGATTACCGAAAGGCGGTCTGGCAGGATTTGAGTTAATGGAAAATCAAAAATTCGGCGCCAGTCAATTCCTTGAGCAAGTTAACTACCAGCGCGCGCTAGAGGGTGAATTGGCGCGTTCGGTTCAGTCCATCGCCGCGGTGCAAAGCGCCCGCGTGCATTTGGCAATCGCCAAGCCTTCCGTGTTTTCACGGGAAAAGCAGCAACCGAGTGTTTCGGTATTACTCAATTTACATCCGGGCAGGGTGCTGAGTGTTGAGCAAGTCAGCGCGATTGTGCATTTGATGTCCAGCAGTGTGCCCAATTTGCCGGTAAAAAATGTCACGGTCGTGGATCAGCACGGCAATCTGCTCAGCACACAGAACGATAAGCAAGATTCCAGGTTTGACGCGAAGCAATTGGAGTATATCCAGGAGCTTGAGGAAAATTATATCCGCCGCATCGAAGCTATTTTGACGCCGATTACCGGTGCCGCCAATGTGCGTGCCCAAGTGACTGCCGATGTGGATTTCTCCCGCGTTGAACGCGCCGAAGAAATTTACCGGCCGAATAATACCGAATCCGAAGCAGCTGCGATTCGCAGTCAGCAAACGCTTGAAGCGACTTCGACGGGTTCGAAATTGGATGGTGGTATTCCAGGGGCATTATCCAATCGTCCGCCTGAACCTGCATCTGCGCCCATTGAAGCGGGCGGGGAGAACAAGGAAGGCGGCGATAAACCGGCAGTGCCGACTGACAAGAAGAAAGAATCAACGACGAATTACGAAGTCGATAAAACCGTGCAGCATGTACAGCAATCGACCGGCAATATCAAACGCTTATCCGCGGCTGTCGTGGTGAATTACCGCAAGAAAGTGGATGAAAACGGTGAGGTCACGAACGAACCGTTAACAGCCGATGAGATCAAGGAAATCAACAATCTCGTGCGCGAAGCCATGGGTTATAACGAGAAACGCGGGGATTCACTCACGGTAACCAACAATTTATTTACGCACACGGGCGAAATGGTGCTGGATGTTCCACTCTGGAAAGATCCCGATGTGATCATGCTGGCCAAGGATATCGGCAAGCAATTATTGATCGCGGCTGTGGTTTTATTTTTCTTGCTGAAGATACTCAAGCCGTTTCTGAAAAGCTTGACGCCCCCAGCTCCACTCCCGCCGCCAGCGGAGCAAGGGCAATTAACCGATGGCAGCGCAGTAGCAGGTCAATTGCCGGGGCAAGTCGATGAAGCGGCCATTCAAGCGATTCAGAAATCGATCTTCGATGAAAATCTCAAGCGCGCCAAGCAATTGGCTTTGGATGAACCTGCTATTGTTGCCAATGTGGTGAAAGATTGGATGGGTAAAAATGGATGATGATGGAATCAAGAAGAGTGCAATTTTGCTGATGACCTTGGGCGAACAAGAGGCGGCATCCGTGATTAAGCTGCTGGGACCCAAAGA
The DNA window shown above is from Nitrosomonas sp. Is35 and carries:
- a CDS encoding ABC-F family ATP-binding cassette domain-containing protein; translated protein: MLNIQSLTYLQGGVPLLENCHLQIFANQRVGLVGKNGCGKSTLFRLIRAVIKPDNGEVSLQSGKTVAFVEQEIVNSAQSAIEFVLDGDVELHRLDKILAQAEHDAAWFEAQQRYEAIDGYTARARAAQLLSGLGFANAALEQPVDHFSGGWRMRLNLARALMHRADLLLLDEPTNHLDLEAILWLEQYLARYPGSLVVVSHDREFLNACVNRIAHINDRKIDSYSGNYDDFERARAERLLQHNQALQQQQRQIAHMEDFVRRFRAKATKAKQAQSRIKALERLTRLAPLAVEDGHYELQIEAPERSPDVLLRVQDMSFGYGGHLLFQHVHLILQAGARIALLGPNGAGKSTLIKLLTGEIQPVTGSLEWAQNIRIGYFAQHQLENLDGKATPLQHMQKLAPAQIELDLRKFLGRFGLGGEGEDRPVASFSGGEKSRLALALLAWQKPHLLLLDEPTNHLDLDMRDALTLALEAYSGAVVLVSHDRSLVRAVADELWLVADGKAQLLDGDLEDYKNWIEARRSSEAAESKPASQKIQPKAAAKPNKKALLSKQAKLEAALEIAQRELAEANRRLADPATYTNCPREEIDRLSTVHAALEKKVAELEENWLELEMAMEE
- a CDS encoding sensor histidine kinase, giving the protein MQTENVSEIKPIPADQEQLKLAFAAFNAASEQLSGVYQDLQHQVAQLTRELALANGELHKQLIAKENLSQQLSLLLNALPGGVIALDAQECIEQVNPAAIAILGESLVGGDWRQVTQERLSPTAIVNEWLVKLQQTAQPRRIRIESSATDAAGRRILLVNDITEAYAIQEQIRRNQRLTSMGEMAANLAHQLRTPLSTALLYANHLGSDALTPVERRKFATKTIERLHHLEHLTKDMLRFVKGEARRRERVVISDLLAELHQVIEPQITQQDLQFIVQDQSMAQALITDRQALCGAMINLLENAMQASATGGKIILTSRLEGKNIILSVHDNGPGIEAALQERLFEPFFTTRAEGTGLGLAIVRGVIESMGGEVKIHSAPGEGSEFMIRLPRNRGDKL
- a CDS encoding sigma-54 dependent transcriptional regulator, producing the protein MKALPILVVEDDQDLLEAICTTMKLAGYPALPASNGNTAMAILQESEVGMVVSDVQMRPVDGFTLLKKIKAFNPELPVLLMTAYGDVEKAVAAMQTGACDYLLKPFDPDNLLAHIKRYALSEPEQDDNVVAKDPRTRALLSLAKRVAQSPATVMLTGESGCGKEVIARFIHQHSLRAAKPFVAINCAAIPENLLEATLFGYEKGAFTGAAQAQPGKFEQAQGGTLLLDEISEMPLELQAKLLRVLQEREVERVGGHKAIKLDIRVLATSNRDMMATVKSGRFREDLYYRLNVFPIEIPPLRERPLDIEPLAQRVLIEAATGSAQPPCTMTQAAISTLTHYPWPGNVRELENVMQRAMILATDHIIDTEHLHLPQADPVQAAEAIYQESSSDSEDMKTLERKHILETLAAVNGSRKLAVKKLGISERTLRYKLQQYRMSG
- the fliE gene encoding flagellar hook-basal body complex protein FliE, whose translation is MDKAGIDNILQQLQATSALASGVKKLSGADEVAGVDFSEKLKAAVDQVNHAQMSADKLSEQFVSDQSNVDLHEVMISLQKANVSFQSMVQVRNKLVTAYQEIMNMQV
- a CDS encoding HlyD family secretion protein, whose protein sequence is MKIRFNQPENKAPDTDRGLRVQYSAAKRAGRPWRWYLIIAISSLPVVYLLGTIIWDTISIEANGRIRVPSFTVRTAVDGYVEQLFVEPLQTVSEGAPLAALVNTALLDSRDRLQVELDGLKQEKHKMLLQADDSRTSSAQLLRFAHEQKHFASQRLSQYETLYKQGAATQAEIALARSQLNSALENLVALEKAQRQERDRMYSQEQGQSPEIRMLSNRINQLQLEFDKTQDQVLQLSLFAPSGNGMVTEMFTQPGEFLGRGQALLEIIFLEKVHIDAFIPPKYQDYAVVGQMVTVKFPNGEKAKAKIISVPGVMQKSTTAEINPLETVRFAILAQLEFVGNVKNRLINGMPVTIYLH
- the fliF gene encoding flagellar basal-body MS-ring/collar protein FliF, giving the protein MATVPSESNTTTPASAMSLGQFSQLSNQKKLGLILSAAAVVALLAGALMWSQTPEYRVLYNNVPDQDGASIIGALQQMNVPYKFSESGGAIMVPEKQVHEVRLRLAGQGLPKGGLAGFELMENQKFGASQFLEQVNYQRALEGELARSVQSIAAVQSARVHLAIAKPSVFSREKQQPSVSVLLNLHPGRVLSVEQVSAIVHLMSSSVPNLPVKNVTVVDQHGNLLSTQNDKQDSRFDAKQLEYIQELEENYIRRIEAILTPITGAANVRAQVTADVDFSRVERAEEIYRPNNTESEAAAIRSQQTLEATSTGSKLDGGIPGALSNRPPEPASAPIEAGGENKEGGDKPAVPTDKKKESTTNYEVDKTVQHVQQSTGNIKRLSAAVVVNYRKKVDENGEVTNEPLTADEIKEINNLVREAMGYNEKRGDSLTVTNNLFTHTGEMVLDVPLWKDPDVIMLAKDIGKQLLIAAVVLFFLLKILKPFLKSLTPPAPLPPPAEQGQLTDGSAVAGQLPGQVDEAAIQAIQKSIFDENLKRAKQLALDEPAIVANVVKDWMGKNG